The window AAGCGTGTGAAATTTGTTCGAAGGAGGAAAATTTCTCGGAGATAGCCAAGTTACTCTCTCATCGTTCATATCTGAACGTCAAAGAGTCTGTAGTGAGTGATTCCTTATCAGGCCGTTTACCTAAAAAGCGCAAAAATAGTACTACACACAAGGATTTTATAGTTTTCTATGATGACCAAGCGAATGCGCCGCTGGCTAAAAAAGCAACATGGGTCTGGAGAAATTTAGAGGAGGGGGTTTTGTACCCTTATTTGCAGGAAAAGGAAGTGAAAGACATGCTTGAGCAAACATTTCGCATGGATTTGTTCTATGAAATGGAACAGCAGGTGAAAGAAGTAAAGAATGCTGATCGGCAAACGTTATTGGCATAGGAATCAAAATTTATTTAACAAACCCAAAGATAGGAGAAAAAATGAAAAAGGAACTTAATGGTAGAATGAGGAAGTGGAGTAGCCACATATGTAAGGGGATAGTTACGTTGGCTTTGTCAGTAATGAGTCTAAGCACGAGTTTGCAGGCGGAGGATCCAGAAAAGGAAGATTTAAAGTTTGGCTTTATCAAGCTAACAGATTGCGCGCCCTTGGTCATTGCTAAGGAAAAAGGCTTTTTTGAAGAAGAGGGATTATTTGTAGAACTTGAAGCTCAAGCGAACTGGAAGGTCCTACTCGATCGCGTGATCACCGGAGAGCTCGATGGTGCGCACATGCTGGCAGGCCAACCTATTGCAGCGACTTATGGATTTGGAACCAAAGCACACATCGTTGTCTCTTACAGTTTAGATTATAATGGAAATGGAATTACTGTCTCAAACGACCTATGGGCGAAGATGAAGCCCGCAGTGAAAAAAGATGATTCCGGAAAGCCTATTCATCCGATCCCAGCAGATAGTTTGGTTCCCATTGTAAAGGATATGAAGGAAAAGGGACAGCCTATGAAAATGGGTATGGTTTTCCCTGTCAGTACACACAATTATGAGATTCGTTACTGGTTAGCAGCTTCTGGAATTAACCCAGGTTTCTATTATGATCCTGCTAGCAAAGAAGAGAATATTCCTGGTGTGATGGGTGCTGAGGTAGAGTTGTCCGTAACACCACCACCTCAAATGCCGGCAACACTTGAAGCGGGAACCATCATGGGGTACTGCGTGGGTGAGCCATGGAACCAGCAAGCTGTTTTTAAGAAGATCGGTGTACCGGTTACCACTAACTATCATATTTGGAAGAACAATCCTGAGAAGGTATTTGGTGTGAATAAGAAGTGGGCAGACAAATACCCCAATACTCATCTAGCTATCACAAAGGCTTTGATCCGTGCGGGACATTGGTTAGATGCCAGCATAGAAAATCGCAAAGAAGCATGTAAGCTTCTATCACAACCAAACTATGTGGGAGCGGATTATAAAGTAATTGCCAACAGTATGACGGGAACCTTTGAATTTGAGCCTGGTGATAAGCGACCCATGCCAGACTTCAACGTCTTCTTCCGTCATAACGCATCATACCCCTGGTATAGTGATTGTATTTGGTTCTTAACGC is drawn from Verrucomicrobiota bacterium and contains these coding sequences:
- a CDS encoding CmpA/NrtA family ABC transporter substrate-binding protein, coding for MKKELNGRMRKWSSHICKGIVTLALSVMSLSTSLQAEDPEKEDLKFGFIKLTDCAPLVIAKEKGFFEEEGLFVELEAQANWKVLLDRVITGELDGAHMLAGQPIAATYGFGTKAHIVVSYSLDYNGNGITVSNDLWAKMKPAVKKDDSGKPIHPIPADSLVPIVKDMKEKGQPMKMGMVFPVSTHNYEIRYWLAASGINPGFYYDPASKEENIPGVMGAEVELSVTPPPQMPATLEAGTIMGYCVGEPWNQQAVFKKIGVPVTTNYHIWKNNPEKVFGVNKKWADKYPNTHLAITKALIRAGHWLDASIENRKEACKLLSQPNYVGADYKVIANSMTGTFEFEPGDKRPMPDFNVFFRHNASYPWYSDCIWFLTQMKRWGQIKENYPDDWYFDMAKKIYLPAIYEKAAKALIADGHFKESDFPFGTDGFRAATTDFIDGKEYDGKKPNDYIKSFKIGLKE